aagaggaacaaaaatcacttggggaaaaacatcttgattaaggttctcataacagaggattctgttgggtttctgtaaattggcttagagtctggttttgaccaactttatatataaagtgtcatgagataacttttttgtgatctggcgctatataaatacaatttgattgattgagtgatttaattggttttcccctgtaagtcgctttggaaaaaagcgtctgccaaattaataaacataaacataattcatgcatgaaagggttaataaagtaccTCCTCACTCACTGCAATCAAGAAAAGCACTTTCTGGGTTTAGATGCACAGACATTTGTATACCTCTTAACATATAACTTAAATGAAAAAttggaaaaagagaaaagaagtaGTTcttaatgaataaaacattttccctTTGCAAAGCATTGATAATCATTACATCATATTCATTATCATAGTCATCAACATTTCTCTGGACTCTGTACATCCATGTCTATTAGTAGCCACTTGTCTCTAAGGGATAATGCTGCTCATCTAACAGTATTACAGGATAAGTGACTGGGAAACATGCCAGGGGTTTGTCGTCAGCAACAATTAAAACTCAGGAGTTGGACAAGATGCAGTTCTCTCATGTGTCTAATAGATGAAACTGAATTACACTGGACCACCAgactcacattaaccctttcatgcacaaattatgggaaccttaatcaagattttatcctgagtgtttttaatctctgtttaggcgtgaaaaaaacactgcaattgaaaattttttatgaacctattttcatggaattgcaaaaaatatccactcagctggacaccatgtgtttattttttactgatatactgtgggaaagctatgaaataatttttttttaatgctgctaatctgatgttttgtcacattttaacatactataatattagtcattactcactttatggagataatatggaaaaaaaaacaacttttgtttaaaaaactgttaattacagtctaataacaataacaaggaattgattttcactcaaacatgttaatgccgttcaggtttatctagaacagcaaagttacagtaatggtctgaatgtcagtgaatgaaatgatgcataagcgtccactgtgttggctgatacggaactaaaacaataaagtcAATGAAAGAGAACagatttgaatagctgtccactgtagtgaccattatacATGAACGGGTTAAAGACAATATGAttcagaaaatggagaaaaaaactaTGCAGCCAGCAATGTTTTTAGTCACTACATTAGTTATAGAAAATGTCAATGATTTACAAGTGTTATTTCATTTGGAAGATTGTTCAGTCACATGGTCTCCTCtaataaaaaaaagacttaagATGGTCCAGAGTCAGTAATGTCTAGTAATGTCACAACAGCAACAGCAGGACTGAGAGATATGTTAAGTATAATTGTTTTGGTGGAATGCATTAAATAATTATCATGAACACTGAGTAAAAAGATGACATAATTTTTTAAGCATAAAACCTAGTGTGTTCCAAGGTTatactagttttggatttttcattatagtttagttttaacttttttttttctaattcagttagttttaattcatttttagagcaggtttgctagattttattagttttcgtttttttgttaaatgcttagttttagtttagttttagtattaattttagtttttttaatatcttttctcttctttgtcgtcgtattcaaataaatcccagaaaggactctgctgctttctcccaactttagtcttcatgtttccaggtagagtggggaccagaagacgactggaaaccacaagtgaccacaagtgacggacggttaaatatcatatggtgccagcagctaaatttgcttgagggaaataaatcgatttcatttcAATCAgacattgaaaaagacaaaaacgaagggaattttatccataatttttaaacattttagttttataagcacacaatacagtttcagttacttattgttcttcttttaattatagtttttatttatttcagttaacgaaaatgttttttcaattctagttttcgtcatttcgttagttttcattaacgataataaccttggtgtgttctATGGTTTCTATATCTGAAAGGCACATTATTTTTAAACACACCAATGCAACACCAATGTGAAAGCAGAATTGGACATTTTGTTAATATTGCTAAACAAAGGAGTGGATTCAAGTGTCAGCAGTGTTTAGTTAGTTCACTTtcagtttgtgtaatgtgtttcGTTGTTTCTGCTAAGTCGGTGTTAGGTGATACTGGGCGTCTTGGTGCCTCAGAACAAGATGGTAATCAGATCGGAACCTTTCTAACCTCTAGGTCAGGTTAATTctcaggttaattctcctgttagtGCCTGtgaccacagtgctgatgaaaatcttgagttggtccctgagtgctttcaatggcagctcacggCTCCTAATATGCTACAGGCTAATTGcaagctaatgctaggtactgtgtgcgtgtattaggatgggtaaaatgcagagactgaattccCCAATGGAAATAATGAAACAagcaattaaccctccggtatcccatccagcaaggcccttactaagcgcCAAGTGTgctttttttgcacacttgtggaataatgtaaaaaaaaaaaaaaaaaaaaaaaaaaaaaaaatcatacagtttgtttttaattcttttacacttttttctatttcatcaacttgagccgtaaataaaaataccaaatactcaataactgtcacattttttaaccctttaaatgccgtttttgtattgtaaacaaaccattttttggatgcaaaaaacacataaaaatatttttttttcaatatactacataaaaagtggatcacatatttaatttttgcagcctggcgtatgtcaatgattaactccaacattggttaatttgcattattatttttggcgctaggtaaaatgttcaaaaatactagcatctgtcagcaagtgtgcgtaaaatgcacacctataaatcaaactattaaatattatatattgatttatttttctgctctaatttgattttatttttgtaaatcaaggtcagccctaatcgtacatatcaaatggaagaaatagtgcctttttggcacacttgggagacagatgctagtcttgtaattttcttttgtttacaatgtgcacattttagttggtggccagaattttaaagatcatgcaaaaatgaacaacttttgaattctaaccttatttaaattgtgaaaaataatgtgaagctttttaaaacgaagtgcaaagtgtgcctaaaaggcgcacctggataccggagggttaagcattgtaacaaacagctgtttgtcactGTTAAGTATAAATACATGCACCTTTTTCACGTGAGCACTATAACTTGCACATGTAGCTTTTTGATGGCACAGCActtaaaacaaacatatttacacttcgaaaaataattgcacatgattggttttaaaagtagtttattgatgaCTTTACTGTCTTTCCTTctcagtttttacatccagtggcACTAGCATTTTAACTGATGACTGattggccctggagaaaaaggGAGACATAAATTAGATCCAAACAGATGTGGTGCAatataaatgtgcaatatttaagttTAACTTTGTTTAGTGTCCGTGTGTTAATGGATTTTgaagtgtttagtgaatggtgttttagtgtgtttgtacttaccctgtgcttgtgtccaggtccgtcagtgAAAAGAGGCCCTGCAGGAACGACAGctcttaagaaggttccggcctggaccaaggcagggaaatggATAGGGGAGCCAGGAgtagtattttattgttttatgggtTTCTGTTTATCTTTGGTGTTTGGGTTTAGAGTTTTTAGgtatatagcttgggttttatataggttatggttgtgggttttggtttatggaggttttagattagttttaacaaTTAATGTAGATGTGTAAATTCCCTGTTGAGGTGTAGTGGTTTAATCCAGTTGGCTGAACATTATAAAAGGCGCCCGTTTCCATCagctgtggttctgctgctggagaagacactgttGTGCTGACCGTCATCTgcacatgcacttttttttttttctcagcacatGCACTTTTTTTGTAGcacatgcagttttttttttttttttttttttttagcacatgcACTTTTTTAGCACATGCACTTTATTTGGAAATAGGGATtattgaaaatgttaaaaaaaaaaaaaaaatgtggcccATGCCATCTCCTGCCCCTGCCTCTTCTCCTTCCTCAATTCACTTATCTCCAACCACTAAACGGCCAGCCTACGTCACAAGCATTAAGCTTTATCATGTCTTTACAACTGGAAATTTAACCTACTAttgaaaagagattttttttttttcatatggttGTTGTTATTATATGCCGATGATGTTCTATTCTTCTGTAAAAGATAAACTTCACCACTTCTTACTTCTGTTTATAGAGGTACACCAAATTCATATTCGGACCAACTATCATATCCTAATTAAAAGCATAACCATTTATTAAGTAACGCTAACGcaatatgaaacaaaaatttctgtttcagtgtgtgtgtgttttcagtgtttcgTCCAAATACAACAAACTGTATCATACAATCAGGGAATTAACTGGTAGCTAcacctttaaaaaataaatataaacccaTCTGAACTCATGACATGTTACTTTTGTGTACTTTTTAACAAGGGAGTATACTTTCATCCACCTTCATATTTTGAGATGGTGGAATAACAAGTCTTCTCTTAGAtccaaattaccaaaaaaaaaaaaaaaaaaaaatccaaataaacagGCCTGAACAGATGAGAATAGATCTACAGTCAAGAAAGATGCAAAGGACAAGGCAGTAATGCAGACAATCAGACACCAACTTCCTATGGGTTCATCATCTTCAAACTCATCATGATGATTTGATAAGTGGTTAATTCTTTAATCTGtgtaatttcatttcattcattttcatttatttatttgtttcgaacatgcaaagaaacaaaataaaacaaagcaaattaagacaaaaacaaaataacatttaaatggccAGAATTTATCTTCAAGCAAATACTGCAAGTCTGAATAttacatggtcgaaaaggagtaggaagaagtatgaactcaACTATAAGTTTAAATAAAATCTGAAAACACTTCATAAACTGATGTGCATCTACAATGttgctttagtgtaaaacagAAGTTTGACCCAAAGCTAAAGCTAAAATGCTTAAGGACACTAAAAAGAAATAAGAGAAGAGACAGTCCTGAGTCATAACGTTATCATGATGAGTTGGTCAAAAGCTTTTGTGGACAACAAGATATGACACAGccattaacatttaaaaaaagtatCTTATCAGAACAAACTAAAAGTCATCTCTCTTCTTGGTGACCTGGAGGTGAACATGTGAAGGAATTGTTGCGTCAATATCCTTGACATTCATTTGGCTGTTCTCCGTCTAATTAGCTCCCAGCACTCATGATCTGTCAAGATCAAGAGTAAAACCAGTGCATTCAAGGAAACAGAATGAATCATACAATTTCAAATGCTTTTAACCAAATGTGCATGAATATTGTGAACCAAATGTCAACAAGTTATGAGccagcaaaataaaacaaaaataaaaaagccaGCTGAAAACCTAAACCTTTTACTTCTTTACTtgcttctttaacccataaagacccaaaacttcactggtgaccaaaaccatctactgatctaaactgtttaatacctgttgatccactaatcctatcaatacatgtaaataattggtgtaaaatagtttgtcatcttttcatggtcatcagatatgactcatttggacgttcagaggctccgtagttaccatggaaacatcgttatcttctacaacattcattcaccagtaaaacccatggagttggatcaatgacagtggacggaaactcttggtttatgttcagttaaagatacattttaatgaaaaaaatcactttttcttcagttttttctaataaccctcaacatgaatgtgagtttttatgaacgtctacatgatcagtgaagtaaattggaaaatacctgattttggctgaaaaaatggaaaatataaaggataatgtTAAATGAAATGATGAGATGATGAAATGAtgtttaagaaaggataaatatagaaaaaaattaatttgggaacaaccacaaaagtagtactgggtctttattggttaagatACTTTactttactactattactactactttacTTGCGTttgttgtttcatttgttttgtattttaatatCTTCAAATATCTTTCTGTCAAATATCTCTCTTCTAATATCTccatttcagtatttttattgtgtatattttCATCCATTATGCAGACAAGGCCTTTTTATTATCGCATTTTCATTGAATGAATATGACACAAACACTGTGTTACAGTTTGATACAAGCAGTGCAGATCTTTTCTGAACATGTGGTCATGAAGCAGATAATCAAAACAATAACACAACCTTTTACCCAGATATTTTTCCGTTAATGATCTATtttctgaaaaactcactttttcctctgtttcttcagtttttgatataatgacctttgaatttactgagctttaatgaacatctaaattaaatataggaaattaagtataggaaaatacatgattaacagtgaaaaacacaaaaatacagaggattatataataaacagtgataaatcacttaagaaaggttaaatattggaaaaaaaaaaaaaaaaaaaaaaaaaaaaaatatatatatatatatatatatatatatatatatatatatatatatatatatatatatgtatatatatatatatttgggaactgccacaaaagcaataTTGTGTCTTTATGAAACCCTTGTTAGCCTCAACTTTGACTGAAGCTTAAATCTAAAACATCAGAACAGGTTCAAACCTGTGTATTTCCTGAACCCTAAATTGGATTAATTTTACTTGAATTCTGGGTAAATTAAGCCTTTTTTCAAGCTAAAACTATGGCTAATTGTGGTACAACACTCTTTTCCTCtacagcacgggtgtcaaacatgcggcccgggggccaaatccagcccgccaaagggtccagtccggctcttgggatgaatttgtgaaatggaaaaattacactaagaaattaacaatccttttagttcaggttccacattcagaccaattcaatctcaagtgggcaggactagtaaaatactatcataatgacataaataatgacaactccaaatttttctcttcataaatgtaaatattttcatgtatttacagtaaaacaaagtataatttccccccaaaaaagtgaataacctgaacaaatatgaacaacctgaaatgtcttaagagaagtaaatacaattttaataatattctgtctgttgttcaatgttttgtgtatttgtagttccactgtgatctgtaagttataatgtacatgtgtaaatgataaactgaggcagaatattgttaaaattacacttattttttcagtttgttcatgttattcacattgtttgaaaggatagtttgtagatgtaaaccttttcataatgtaaagttacttttttcactctaaaacatagagaaaacttgggagttgacattattaatatattattatgttattattttactggtccagcccactgcagatcaaatttagctgaatgtctaaatatgggagcctcttttacactgcatgaatatgttgcctggcttggaactttaactctttcggtgccagacagttaaggggctaataagccttaaaagtgccacagaatttggccgtttttcagtatttcgcgtcgtttttataatcgaagtctgaatcgtcatcagaactcgcgtgttctccaaagccaatctgatcggcccgtggcactttaaaggttgtattcgtaaagccgatttaatcggcccatggcattgaaagagttaaaaaatttttaggcgtttatattgttattgacctgttttgtttatttatttatttatttatttatttactttcctCCGTTAaaggtaccagaatgcactgtcttgactgtctttacaCGTGTCTTGTTGgtattgcctttttttgttttgttttgttttgccttgggttctgtttgtttatcatgtccagtgtcaatctttgtattatgaatacaTTCCTTGAAATTCTTAATGTcatacttgtgaaatgaaaagttttagaaatgttgaaaagttctataagtaaagttaaaaaaaaaaaaaaaaaatttagctgaatgtggcccctgaactaaaatgagtttgacacccctgctctacagatACCAACAGCTCATTCTAAGATAACAAAGAGAAACAATGATTCTTATTTTCAGATGATTTTGCACCAATGAAACTTTATTGTGAGTATCTTCTATTTGTGTTGTTAGATCTTCATTATCTTCCAACTTCAATGTGGATATGACATTTGGTTCTATCAGAATGATGCTTCTCCTTGACATCTAAATTCAATAAATCTCCTGTAATCCACCTGTGGGTTCTGACCCAGTCTTTGGATGCTTTAAACTGGTCTAAAGTAAAGCCCTCATATTTTAAAGCGTCGTAGATCACTGTCACTTGTCATCTAAATGAGAGGTTCAGCCTTGAGGTGCCTTCATATCTCCCTCATCCTGAGCTCTGGGTCGGCACATGCTTTTCCCTCATCAAGGCTGAACGTATGTTTGTGTTACCTCAGCACTTTTTGACCCAGTAGCATTCACACACCTTCACCATATAAACCCCACTCAGGATCATCTCAGTACCAATCACCCATCTACTCATCCTCTCAACTGGTGAAGAACAGTAAGAGCATCGTACAATGTCTGCTGCCAAGTGTCTGCTCTCTCTGATGGTGGTACTTGTGGCTGCAGGGTGTGCGGTCCATGCACATGACAGGATTAAGATATGCGGGCGAGAACTCATACGTCTGGCCGTCTCATCCTGTGGAAACCCTCGACTTAGAAGAAGCCTCTCGGACATAGAGCTACAGCAGCATCATTTCACTTGTAAGTTTATATCCTGCTTGTTGCTGTTcaagtcaaggttctaatagttttggatttttcattatagtttagttttatttagttctgactttttttttctctctaattcagttagttttaattcgtttttagagcaggtttggtagtttttattagttttcagtttttttcttctttctgcttagttttagtttagttttagtattcattttagttgcgtcaaatcttttctcttcttctccgtcgtattcaaataaatcccagacaggactctgctactttctcccaactttagtctccatgtttccaggtagagtggagaccagaagacgactctaaaccgcAAGTGAAGAGAAGTTATTGAccgaagtgtcgtacggtgccgctggctaaaattgctagagcaaaataaatcgatatcatatcaatccgacactgacaaagacgaaaacgaagggaattttatccataattttttatccgtttcagttagttttgtaagcacacgatacagtttcagttagttatcattttttttcttttaattatagtatttatttattttagttaacgaaagtgttttttcaattctagttttcgtcatttcattagttttcgttaacgatccTAACCTTGGTTCAAGtgtcttatttatgtttttgtgtaaTCCTAATAAGAATATATGattaaattaagataaaaaaagttagaaatgctatatatgtaaaaatttagacttttttccacattttcagGGGGGATTTGggtttaatgctaatgctaatggtaggtactgtgtgtataggatgggtaaaatgttgATACTAAATAAAACTATTGAACGTCAACCTGTAACCTTTAACCCtcagcttttctttctttttcatctccACTGCACAGGGGACCACAGCACCTCCATGAAAGAGCAGGTTGCTTCAGAGATGATCCACATCCCTTCAGAGTATGATGAGGATGATTTCGTCTCCTTGGCCGCTCATTGGTTTCCCATGTCTTCTCGCATGAGACGCTCTGCTGCGAAAATATCTGATATTTGCTGCGAGAAAGGATGCAGCCTTCAAGAGCTGATCCAGTTTTGCTAGATGTGTCTGTCTTGTAGCGACAAATGCATTGAAGATTTTAGTTCCTCACAGGATCATGATCTGCACTTCAAGTTTGTTCAAGACACCAACATGTCCAATTTTCACTCTTGTATGCTACTCATAGGTATTTGATCTGATTCAACTATTTGTTTAGAGCCTTAAACGTGGACTAAATCCTAATGACAGTTATTGTTTACAATTAATAGTTACTTCATCATATTTGATTTGCCAGAAGTTCAACTATAATTCTATAGTTTGTGCTAATAATTACATTTTCTTAATAATTACAATTG
The DNA window shown above is from Sphaeramia orbicularis chromosome 17, fSphaOr1.1, whole genome shotgun sequence and carries:
- the insl3 gene encoding insulin-like 3 (Leydig cell), giving the protein MSAAKCLLSLMVVLVAAGCAVHAHDRIKICGRELIRLAVSSCGNPRLRRSLSDIELQQHHFTWDHSTSMKEQVASEMIHIPSEYDEDDFVSLAAHWFPMSSRMRRSAAKISDICCEKGCSLQELIQFC